The segment AGGAGTTCTATGAATTCCGCAGGTCGGAGTCCTGATAGCCTCTGATCTGCCTCGGCTACACCTGAGGCGGAGTATGACGACGTCGTCAAGGCAAGGAGAAAAAGAGCGCACGTGCTTTCACGTAGCCCTCATCAGCTGGGCATTGGCAGCGCTCGGTATGATATGGGCCGTCAGCTTCAATATCTCCACCTATCACACGGCCATGCTCGAAGCCCGCGAATACCAGAAAGACAAGGCCCAGGAGATGGCAACCCAGCTTCGCAGCTACTTTTATGTGGCGACCCAGCTGGCGGAAAGTTTGCAGGTCTTCGTGGAGCATTACGAAGGCCACGATAAAAAGCAGATTGAACAGTATCTTGATTATTTCCTGGCCAGCGCTCCCCCGAATTTCATTTACGGCACGGGAATCTGGTGGGAGCCCTTTGCGTTTGATCCTGCCGTGGAGCACTTTGGTCCATACGCCTATCGCAGTGAGCCCGGAGCCTCGCGCATCCTCACCTATGAATGGAATACCGCTGCCTACGACTATCATAGTCAATTCTGGTATCGCGCCGCGGTCAGTGAAGAGGTGATGGTCACTGATCCTTATCTGGATAAGGGCGTGGCGTATATCTCGCTGATGAAGACTTTCCACGATCTGAAAACCGGGCAAAAAAAAGGCGTGATCTCGGTGGATATGGTCGTGGCGCAGATGCAGAAGATTCTGCTGGATATCAAAACCCGGCCATCGGATATCCTGATGATCCTGGGAAAAACGGGGCATGTGATCGCTCACTCCGCACCTGAGGAACTGATGAAGCAGGCTCGGGCACGGCATCCTGAACTCAGGATTGAACGCATGCTGGACGTCGGGCGGGCTGATGCCATGGCCGGTCACGAGGAGCATCTGACCCATTCCAATGCTCTGACCAGGCTCGGCTGGACCGTTGTCATCATCAGTCAGCCCGATGAGCTTTTAGCGGACTATCATAAATCCCGCCTCGTGATTGCTCTGGCGGCCGGGGTTTATCTTATGATCGTGATGCTCGGATATTTTACGATCTGCTATTTTCTGCGCTCGCTGGAAAGGCAGCGGGAGAACTTTCTCTATACGGAAAAGATGGCCTCGCTCGGCGAGATGGCTGGCAGCATCGCACATGAAATCAATAACCCCCTGGCCATCATCCAAGGGGCGGCGCAGAAGCTTCAGATTCGCCTGCGGCACGAGGAATTGAATCGCGAGGATCTCAAACAGACCGTCCACATGATACTCAAAACCTCCGAGCGCATCGCCCGCATTATCCGCAGTCTGCGATTCGTGGCCCGCGATGGCAGCACCGATCCCTTCGTGAATACCAGCATTCGCAGCATTGTGGATGAAACGCTGGCGCTCTGTGATTCCCGCTTGAAGAATGAGAATGTCTGCCTCGATGCGAGTGCGGTGCCCGTGGACCTTTCGTGCGTGTGCCGGGGCGTCCAGATCTCGCAGGTTCTAATCAACCTCATCAATAACGCAGTGGATGCGATTCGGGATCGACCTGAAAAGTGGATCCGTATCGAAGCGAGTCTGCAGGCGGGAATGATTCGCATCGCGGTGACGGATTCAGGGCCGGGCATTCCGAAAGAGCTGGCCGATAAAATCATGAAACCATTTTTCACCACCAAGGGCGTGGGCAAGGGAACCGGGCTCGGACTGTCCATTTCCCGTGGGATCGCGCACGCGCATGGTGGCGATTTGGAGTTGGATGAGGGCTCGCCCCACACGCGCTTCGTGCTGGTTCTTCCTCAGGCGCATGAGAGTTTGCAGACAGCTTGAGCCTGGGCTTTCGTGCTGGCGAAAGGCCGGCAAAAGCTGCCTTCGGCAAAGGCTTCGAGGTGCCTTACAATGGTAAGGAACAACCCACGTGCAAGCCACTGCAAAGGCAAATCATAGCATGGGTCATAACTGGACGAAGCCTTTCGAAAAATTCATGGAATTCTGCGGTATCCGCATGGATGGCTATCCCAGTATCCAGGAGTTTTGGTTCGCCCGGTCCTCTTTCCTTTTCACCAACATTGGTCTGATCGTTGCCCTGAGCTACATGGGACTTTACCTGGGAACGGGAGCCTATGCCGCCGCGCTTTCCATCGGCAGCCTCGCTGTGATCCTCTTGCTGACGCATCCCCTTCATTGGTACGGGAAAACCCGTCTTCTGGCTTATATCAACCTTGCCGCGACAAGTTTCGGGCTGGCCGGGGTCGCTCTGCATCTTGGGGGGATCCGATCCAGCGTCGCCTGCTGGCTTCTGGGAACGGCTCCTGGCATTGCCGCGTTGCTCTTCCGTCGGGTGAAAGAGATCGTGCTCCTGACCCTTTTCGCGATGATTTTGTATGCCGGTATCTTTCTTCTGGAACTCCAGAACTATCCCATTCACCAGACCCCTTTTCCTGAAGGCTCGCCCGCCGATTCCCTTTTCACCTTCCTTACGTTCATGAGCTACGCGATCTTCATCTGCATCGCCCTCTCGATTTTTGCGTTCTCGCAGAAAAAATTGTACGAGGCGCTGCAAAGGACCAAGGAAAAAGGCGAAGCCACGGCGGAGAATATCAAGGCCATGTTTCATTTCATGGAGCAGGTCATGTTCACGGTGGATGCCAGCCTCGGGATCTCCAACCAGAATGAGCAGCAGTTCAGCCTCGTGCTGGGTTCGGACGTTAAAGGTTTGGGCGATTTCCTGGCCCGGTCCTCGCTGCCCGGTGATCAGGAGGCCATGGTGAAAAACATCATCCAGGCTTGTATCGGTGAAGGGATGGAATCCTTCGAATTCAACGCCCATCATCTGCCTGCTCGGCTGCATTACCGCAAGCAGCCTGATGCCGCGCCGCAGGTCCTGAACCTTCAATGGACGCCGGTCATGCGCGGGACGCTGATTCGGGCTATTTTAATAGCCATCCGGGATAGCACGAACGCGGAACTGGATCAGGCTCGTGAAGAGGAAGCCCACATCCGCAATAGCTTTCTCCTTGCTCTTCTGAAAGCCCCGGCTGCGATCGTGCGGCTGACGATCGCCGATATGGTGGCGCTCGAACGCAGGCTCGATGCCGCCCTCAGCGCGGAACGCATGGATCTGCTTGGCCTGAAAAGCCTGGTTCACACTCTGAAGGGCAATGCCCGGTCCTTTGGTCTTAAGGTCATTACCGAACGCTGTCATGCGCTCGAAAACCGTTTGCAGGCGTTTCCGAACCTTGATGATCCCGGCGTGAAAGAACTCGTCATGAAACTCCGCTCGGATCTGGTCCTCTTCGTCACGATTTACCAGGAAGACCTTGCGTCCCGCCGAAGCGAGGCTGTGCAGATTCCTCGTGAGGCTGTGCAGATTCCTCATGAAAGCAGGTGCGAGGATGTCGTCCAGATTCTAAAAAATGACCTGGAAAAGATCTCCGCGGAGTTGGGCAAGCCGACGCCAGACCTTTTGTGGAACGATGGCAATGTTTCTCTCTGCGACGAGCAGATCAGTATGCTCATCAATGTCCTCGGGCATCTGATTCGGAATAGCTGCGATCATGGGATTGAAGAGGCCGATGAGCGAAGGGCAAGGCAAAAGCCCTTGCATGGCCATATCTTGATCGACCTGGAGAGGGAGCAGGATGGTTACGTGATCAAGTTCAGGGATGACGGACGCGGGCTTCACCTGAATAAAATACGGCAGCGACTTGGGGTGCCCCTTCAGGTTCCCTGGGATGACGAGCGGCTGGCCCGCACGATTTTCGAACCTGAATTCACAACGAAGGATGCTGTCAGCTGCATATCGGGGCGCGGCATCGGTATGACGGCTGTCGTCGACGAGCTGAGTTCCCTCCAGGGCGGAATTTCGATTGAATTCACAGCCCCGGAAGAGGGTGGCTTCCGACCCTTCATGCTTCTTTTGAGATGGCCTTTCCGAAAAGCCGCTTGAGTCCCCGGTCTTCAGGGGATTTCGGTCACAAACGTCTCTCGCGAGCGGCGGATCTTTTTCAAATTCACGAGCCAGTCACCGTCCGCCTGACGATAACCAAGCGGCAGGATCGTGACGCTGCGAAGTCCTTTGGCACGCAGGTCGAGGATTTCGTCCAGGGCTTTAGGATCGAAGCCTTCCATCGGTGTGGTATCGACGCCTTCTGCGGCGGCAGCGATCAAGGCTGTGCCGAGGGCGATATAGGTCTGGCGTGCAGCATGCTCGAAGTTCACCTGAGGACCGCGCTGCGGATAGGTGTTCAGCAAGGATTGCCGATAATTTTCCCAGCCTTCATTTTTAAATCCACGCAACTCATTGGTCAGATCAAACATCATGTTGATGCGTTCAGGCGTGTAGTCATCCCATGCGGCGAAAACCAGAAGGTGGGAGCTATCAGTCACCTGGCCCTGATTCCAGGCGATTTTTTTGATGTCTTCCCGCACGGCCTTGTTGGTGATGACCAGGACTTCGTAAGGCTGAAGGCCGCTGGATGTCGCCGTCAGACGAATGGATTCGAGGATGCGATCGAGCTTGTCCTGGGGTACGACTTTTTCAGGGTTCATTTTCTTCGCTGCATATCGCCAATTCAGAAGTTCGATGAGGTTCATAAGGTTTCCTTGTCCAGAGAGAGGGAAGAGCGTGGGCCCAATTTGTTATGACCCGCCGGAATCACTCTGGAGTTATCGACGATCTGCTAAAATAACTGAAATGGATTATCGCTATCATAGCTATAGATTTGATGAATATGATGTATAAGCTGCTGTTTAGATTACAGTTTAAGGCGCGTCACATTCGCTGTTATCGCCTAACTGCACAGGCTGCACAGGATTTTGCGGCAGCACTCTCGATCAAGTTTGAGGTGAGGGCTCGACTTCCGTGGCCTGGCGGATCAGGCGCCGCAGAGTCTCGCGCATCCAGGCGTGCGGACGGCTGCTGTGGGTCCGGGCGTGCCATACGAGTTTCACGGAAAATCCCGGTATATCAATCGGCGGCGGCAGACTGAGAACGTTATAGCGTTCGCTGCCCAAAAGCGCAATGCGCGTGGGAATCGTGGCGATCGTGTCGGAGGCTTCAACGATGGGCAGAGGACTGTGAAAGCTCATCACACCGGCCACGACTTTTCTTTTGAGTTTATGACGATCCAGAACACGATCGACCACGCCGTGCAGATCACCATGCAGCGTGACGAGGATATGATCCATTTTGGCAAAGGTCGCCAGATCAAGGCCCTTTTTCATAAGGGGATGCCCCTTGCGCACGACGCAGCTGTAGGTTTCCTTGAAGAGTTCCACACTATGAAAGCCTTCCGGCAGATCGCCGAAAAAACCGCCGGCCGCAAAGTCGATCAGTCCTGCTTCCATTTCACTGACCGGCAGGGTACCCGTGGTTGGCCTCATCACAAGCGTCATGCGCGGCGCCTCGGCCCGCAGAAAGCTGAGGATATCGGCAAGAAACACCAGCTCGAAATAGTCAGTCGTGGCCACGCGGAAGGCGCTTTCCTGAGCGCTGACATCGAAGGTTTCCCGGGCGAAGATCGAGGTGGCCTTCTCACAGAAGACCTGCACCTGAGGCCAGATGCGAAGAGCGGTCGGAGTCGGTGCCATCCCCTTGCTGGATCGGACCAGAAGCGGGTCGCTGAAATCACGCCGCAGCCGGGAAAGGGCATTGCTCACCGCGGGCTGCGAGAGCTTCAAACGTTTGGCCGCCCGCGACACATTCCGTTCTTCCATCAGGACCTGAAACACGAAGAGGAGGTTCAAATCCTTACTGCCAAGATTCATAGCGGGTCGACTCCTGATCTATCCTCAATGGTCCCATCATATCCGGCAGACTCTGGGGACGCCAGGGGATGTGCTCAGGCCTTCAAAAGTTTGAAAGCATGGCTCCATTCATTGCGAAGAAATCCCGGTATGCACCACAGCATGCAGAGGGGTTCTATCGCCCGAGCCGCTTCCACGGATCCCATATCCTCGCTGTCCCAACCGAATTCCACCAGGATATCCCGAACGACCTTCTTGGCCTTTTCGCTGTTGCCGCAGATAAACATGCTGGGTTTCCCCTCGCGAAAACTCGGATTCACCATGAACGCGCTGCCGACGCAGGAGAAGGCTTTGACAAAGTTCGCGTCGGGAACCTTCTTCTGCAATTTTTCCATCAGGGATTGATCGAGCTCTGTAAAGAACTTCAGCACGCCTTTCTCGGGGGCGTTGGGCGCGATCGGGTTGGTCGTATCCACGATGGTCTTGCCTTTCAGAAGGGCGGGCCCGCATAAATCCAAAGCGGATTCTGCAGCATCACCTTTGACGGAAAGGACGATGATGTCCGCATACTGGGGCAGTTCTGCATAACCTTCAGCAGGTCGTCGTCAAGGCCTGCACAGTTCCGACCTTATCGTGTGAAGCAGGCGACCACTTCCACGTGCGGCGTGTGCGGCATCTGATCGAGGGGTTGAATGCAGCGGGCCTGAAAACCCTGCTCGGTCAGTTTCCTGGCGTCGTTGGCAAAGGACTGGGGATCGCAGGAAATCATGATCACCGTGTGCAAAGCGGGAAGTCGCGGCACGAGCTTCCATAAGGTCCCAAGGCCGGCGCGGGGAGGGTTGGCCAGCATCATGCGCGTGTCTGCGGCGACGCGGGCGATATCCGGCAGGGCCTGCTTACTGTAAAGATCCATGCGCTGCGCCTCGACCCCGGGCCAGTTTTTTTGCTGGAGGGTTTCGATGGCTTCGGCTCCGACCTCAAGCGCCAGGATGCGGGAAAAGCCGAGGGAAACGAGGACCTCAGTGAAGTTGCCGGCACCGGCGAAGAGTTCAAGCACGGGCTCGGTTTTGGATTTTGAGTGCAGCCGCTCGGCGACCCAGTTCCGCATGGCTTCATTCTGTTTGGCGTTGGCCTGCTGGAACGGTCGGCGACGATTGATCTGAAAATCCTGGGGATCGCTGTCTTCATCAAGATCCAGATAATTCCAGATGTGACCTGGGCCGGGCTGCCATGAAGCATCCGGGAGTCGGGACTTGAGACTCTGCAGATGCTCGTGCATGCGAGGCGTCAGGACCATGCATTCTTCGATCGGGGCGATGCAAAGACCCTGACGACCGGAGTAGCCGAGGATGTGTCCATCTGTTTTGAACTGCGCGCGGCGTCTGTAATGATAAAGATCCGGCGAGGGCCAGATGTTTTCCACCGCCAAAGATCCAAGGCCGACACGCTGAAGAGCATAGCTCACGCGATGCTGTTTCTCGCGCAGCTGAGCCGCGTAATCCACCATCATCCAGGGGCAGCCGAAGCATTGCGCAGCGCCAGGGCCCAGATGCCGGCACGGAGGAGTCTGGCGTTCAGGGGAAGGACGCACAAGGGTCAGGAGTTCCGCGAACTGATAATCACCATCCCGTTCATCCGTGCTTTGAAAACGTCCGACATCACCGCGCCAGGTTCCGCGCACGAAGTAGGTGATCCGATGCGGACCCTTGACCACGCCGTAGCCCTGATTGGAAAGATGTGTGACTTCAGCTTCAAAGATGGATGCGTCCCGTTCCACCAGCTTTGCTCCCTTCGCTCTGGAAATCGGCTGGTTATAGCATCAAGGCGAAGGCGGGCCAAGGGCTGATGGGGTTCAGCCCACGCTTTCCGAGGTCTCGGTGGAACTGACCGCATTCTGAATGAAGTCCTCGATTTCCTGCCGCCGGTTCATCGCATCGTTATAGCCCAAATCCGCCAAACGTTCGCAGTAACTCGGAACGAAGAGGAGATAGCTGACGAGGTTGCCGGCGTCGTCCTTGGACCCGAGGCCGCCGACGAGATAGCGGATGGAGCGCGGGAGCTTTTCGTATTCCTGATAGGCGATCGCGCTGATGTCCTCGGTCGGGCTGATGTGCAGGCAGTTGATGGAACGCAGCTGGGATTTCTGCCTTTCGGCTTCGGGGACAAAGCTGAGGGTATTGTTGATGCGGCGCAGGCGTTCCACGTCGATGGCCACACCGTCGAGCAAGACGGAATTCAGCAAAACGCTTAAAATACGGGCAATGCTCGGGACGTTGTGCTGCACGGGAACCTGAGGCTCACCGGGTGGCGTGTGCTGGACGCCGATGACGAGTATGTTTTCCGCGTGCAGGTGAATCGCGGGACTGAGCGGGGCGGTATTCCTGAGGCAGCCGTCGCCGAAGTATTGACCGTCGATGGCGACCGGCGCAAAGAAAAGCGGAATCGCCGCGGACGCGCAGACGTGATTCAGAGTGATGCCCGAAGGCTGGCTGACGCGCCGCGTGCGATGCCAGTCCGTGTAGGGCTTGGCGCTGCTGACGAAGGTGATGTTCGTCGAGGTCGCGTAATCGGTGGCCGAGAGGGCCAGGGCATCTATAAGGCCCGTTTCCAGATTATGCTGGATGTTGGAGAAGTCGATGTGATCGGTCAGGTACTTGAAAAGTGGGGTCGTATCGAGCAGGTAGTTGGCGCGCTTGGTGCCGAAGGAACCGCTGGTGATGATGTCGGTGGCCAGATTCCAACCGATATTGCCGAAGGAACGCAGATCGGTGCGGAAGATTTGGTTGATGTTCAGCTGACACCAAAGATCCGTGAGTTTTTTCGCGGACCACACAAAGCTTTCATGCCTTGCGGCCAGGAAGCTGGCGTTGATGGCGCCCGCGCTGACGCCTGTGATGACGGTGAACGCATCCGGCCGTCCCATATCTGTGCACAGTTCTGCCAGAGCTTTGACCACACCCGCTTGATACGCGCCGCGCGCTCCGCCACCGGACATAACCAAAGCCAGACGCTTTTCACGAAGGAATGTGATGGCCCACCTCCCTGTTAGCTAGACACTGAGCATCATCTTATCGCATTCAGGAGCTTGCGAAAAGAGCGGACGGAGCGGAGTCAGCAGACTGAGCAGCACAATTCCCCGCCTCGATTGTGTATGTCGGTTTGTACGCGGATGGGTCATCTGCTAAGCTGGATGGATGCCAAAGGAGGGGCTGGACCATGCTCGCTAAACTGAAAAAAATTCTGGGTTGGGGGGACGGAGGGTCCCAGGGAGCGCCGGCGGCTGTGGGTGAGGCGCGGCTTCATACGCGGTATAACCTTGAGGACTTCGATTTCATCCGCCTTGAATTCCCGATCGAGCAGTTTCCTAAACTTCGCGATATCAGCTACGGGGGCTTTGCGCTCCTGAAAACCGGCCTGGCGCTGCCCGAGTTTTCTGACCCGGAAATCCCGGGCTTTCTGCATCTCTTCCAGCGCAGCTGTCCGATCAAAGCCAAGAAGGTGCATGAGGACCGCGATAAAATCGGCTTTCAATTCATCCACGATAGCGAAGGCATCCTGGTCTTCCTGCGTTCGTTTCTGGAAGATATGCGCTGCGGATCCACACTCGATAAGGTCGATCCCATCCTTCTGAGCGAAAGCTTCCAAAAGAAATACACGCTCGCCCTGCGCGGCGACGGTCCGGTCGATCTTTACATCGACTGGCACGACGGCCAGCTGCACAAAGCCCTGCTGACGCAAAGGGAAAATAAAATCTATTCCGAAGTCCGCTGGCTCGAAGGCAAATTACAAACCGGCCGCGTTCTGGATCAGGAAGGGGTGGCCCCGCGCATGGTCACCGATGCCACTCCCGATCCTTTGGCCCTGCAAAAATCCCTGCAGATCATGGTCGGAGCCCTGATCAAACGCAGCGACTGGATCGAACCCCTGAATGCCCTTTACCAGGAACTTCACCGCTGGCATGACCTGCGCAGCCAGGACTAAGGATGCAGGGGCTGCCCAGGCATGGTCGGCCAGATCCGAGGCGCGGCCTGGTCGAAATGTTCGCGAGCGGTTCTTTGCAGCTGCCGCTCGCTCATCTCCTCGGCTTTCTCGGTAGTCACGCGCACATCCCGATGCCGCAGCTCGCTCTGAAAAAACTCCGCGAATTCATGCGGCGCCCGGCCTATGCCCAGCACCAGAAGATCGGTGACGCCATCCAGCACCGTGCTGACCTTTTCATAGAATTCGTGCAGCTCATGCTTCTGGTGCGCTTCATGATGCTGGGCGGAAAAGGGCCCTGTTTCATGCATGTAGGGCTGTGATTTGGCTTTCCCACCCGTGCTGCGATGCTTCGATTCGAGGCCGGAATATAGAGTGGAAACGTCAGCTTCCTGAGGTCTGACCAGAATGGCTTTAAAGTGGTCGATCCAGACTGCGCCCCAATTTTTCTGAGTGGATGCATTCATAATTTTCCCCTTTGTTCTATACGATACCCTCCCGCAGAATACTGCGGGACGCCTTGCCGTAAAACAAGGATTTTGCAATCTCCGTGACCAAGGCATAGACCACGGTGATGATGAGTATCAAAAGCAGAAGACGTGCAGGCAAAGGCGAGAAGCCGAGTCCGCTGGCCAAGGGCGAGGACGGAATGAAGAAGGCTAAAAGGGCCACGGTCACCGTGCTGAACAACAAAAAGGAACTGGGCCGACTGCGATAAAAACGTCGTTGGGTACGAAGCACCAGGGCCACGATGAGTTCGGTCATGAGGGATTCCACAAACCAGGCCGTGCGAAACTCGATGACATCCGCATGAAAGACAAAACGCAGAAGGCCAAAGGTCAGAATATCAAACACGGAACTAATTAAACCGAAGACCAGCATGAAGCGCAGAATCCTTTGCAGGTCCCAATGAAGAGGCTTCAGGGTCACCTCGGGGTCCACGCTATCCGCCGCCAGTCCCAAGGCGGGAATGTCCGATAGAAAATTATTCAGAAGAATCTGTCCCGCCAGCAGCGGAAGAAAGGGCAGCGTCAGCGACGCCAAGGCCATGCTGAACATGTTTCCCAGGTTGGCGCTGGTGGTCATCTGAATATACTTCATCGTGTTGGCAAAGGAACGGCGGCCTTCCAAAATACCCTGGCGCAGAATCGCCAGATCCTTTTCCAGGAGCACAAAATCCGCAGACGCCTTGGCAACATCCACGGCTGCCTCGACGGAAATGCTGGTGTCCGCAGCATGCATGGCCGCGATGTCATTGATCCCGTCGCCCATGTAGCCCACGGCATGACCGCGCTTTTTCAGGGCGAGTACGATCCTTTCCTTCTGATTCGGATCGACCTGCGCAAAGACATCGACCGATCCCGCGGCCTTGGCCAACGCCATGCCATGCAGAAGATCCAGCTCATCCGCTGTCATGATGCGCGGCTCTGCAATGCCGATGCTGTGCGCGACCTGACGGCTGACGGCCGCGTTATCGCCGGTGATGATCTTGATCTGAACTCCCAGCCGACGGAGTTCCTGCATGGTGCATTCAATGCCGCTTTTGATTTGATCCGCAAAGGTCAGAAAACCAAGTAAGGTCAGATCCCGCTCATCGTCCTTGTCATAGCGATCCTTGGGCGCGACTTTTTTCTCTGCGATACCGAGGACGCGAAAACCCTGGGCGCTCCACTGCAGGAAAAGCTCCTTCCAGCGCTGCGCGTCCTCGGGGTTTTGCGTGCAAAGGGCCAGCATGGGTTCAAACGCGCCTTTGGTGATCATCCGCGGGCCATCCGCCGAGCTGATGATCACACTCAGGCGTTTCCGAACAAAATCATAGGGGATCTCGCCGAGTTTGGTCTCGCTTCCTTTCGGTTCCAAGGCTTGACGTATCGTATCATCCAGAGGATTGGACATGCCGGTTTGAAAGAAGGCATTCCATGCGGCCGCTTCCAAAACGGCATGGGAAAGCTGACCGCTGGTATCATAAGCGCCTTCCAGCTGAATCACGCCTTCGGTGATGGTGCCGGTTTTATCCGTGCAGAGGATGTCCATGCTGCCCAGATTTTCAATGGCATTCAGCCGTCGCACCAGAACACCGAGTCCTGCCATGCGCTGAGCGCTCGACGCGAGGTTGATCGTCAAAATCGCCGGCAATAGTTCCGGACTCAACCCGACCGCCAAGGCCACGGCAAACATCATGGACTCGGCGTTGGCAGCGCCTTTATACGCATGGGCCGCGAACACCAGCAGCACCATGACGAGCATAATCCAGAGCAAAAGCGCCCCGAAACGGCGAAGACCCTTATCAAAATCCGATTCCGGCGCGGGCTGACGCAAATGCTCCGCGATCTTTCCGTATTCGGTATCCTGGGCGATGGCCACGACCAGAGCGCGACCATGACCACTGCGAACGCTCGATCCCATGTAAATGCAGTGGCTGCGTTCCACCAGCTGCGTGCCCGGAGGCAGACCTTCGGCCTTCGGAACTTTTTGAACCGCAAAGCTTTCGCCGGTGATGACAGCCTGATTGATAAAAAGTTCGTCAGCGTCCAGCAGGACGCAATCGGCGGGCACCAGGCGTCCCGGTCCTAAAATCACAAGGTCGCCCGGCACCAGTTCATCATTGGGAATCTGAATCA is part of the Oligoflexus sp. genome and harbors:
- a CDS encoding ATP-binding protein, coding for MTTSSRQGEKERTCFHVALISWALAALGMIWAVSFNISTYHTAMLEAREYQKDKAQEMATQLRSYFYVATQLAESLQVFVEHYEGHDKKQIEQYLDYFLASAPPNFIYGTGIWWEPFAFDPAVEHFGPYAYRSEPGASRILTYEWNTAAYDYHSQFWYRAAVSEEVMVTDPYLDKGVAYISLMKTFHDLKTGQKKGVISVDMVVAQMQKILLDIKTRPSDILMILGKTGHVIAHSAPEELMKQARARHPELRIERMLDVGRADAMAGHEEHLTHSNALTRLGWTVVIISQPDELLADYHKSRLVIALAAGVYLMIVMLGYFTICYFLRSLERQRENFLYTEKMASLGEMAGSIAHEINNPLAIIQGAAQKLQIRLRHEELNREDLKQTVHMILKTSERIARIIRSLRFVARDGSTDPFVNTSIRSIVDETLALCDSRLKNENVCLDASAVPVDLSCVCRGVQISQVLINLINNAVDAIRDRPEKWIRIEASLQAGMIRIAVTDSGPGIPKELADKIMKPFFTTKGVGKGTGLGLSISRGIAHAHGGDLELDEGSPHTRFVLVLPQAHESLQTA
- a CDS encoding Hpt domain-containing protein — protein: MGHNWTKPFEKFMEFCGIRMDGYPSIQEFWFARSSFLFTNIGLIVALSYMGLYLGTGAYAAALSIGSLAVILLLTHPLHWYGKTRLLAYINLAATSFGLAGVALHLGGIRSSVACWLLGTAPGIAALLFRRVKEIVLLTLFAMILYAGIFLLELQNYPIHQTPFPEGSPADSLFTFLTFMSYAIFICIALSIFAFSQKKLYEALQRTKEKGEATAENIKAMFHFMEQVMFTVDASLGISNQNEQQFSLVLGSDVKGLGDFLARSSLPGDQEAMVKNIIQACIGEGMESFEFNAHHLPARLHYRKQPDAAPQVLNLQWTPVMRGTLIRAILIAIRDSTNAELDQAREEEAHIRNSFLLALLKAPAAIVRLTIADMVALERRLDAALSAERMDLLGLKSLVHTLKGNARSFGLKVITERCHALENRLQAFPNLDDPGVKELVMKLRSDLVLFVTIYQEDLASRRSEAVQIPREAVQIPHESRCEDVVQILKNDLEKISAELGKPTPDLLWNDGNVSLCDEQISMLINVLGHLIRNSCDHGIEEADERRARQKPLHGHILIDLEREQDGYVIKFRDDGRGLHLNKIRQRLGVPLQVPWDDERLARTIFEPEFTTKDAVSCISGRGIGMTAVVDELSSLQGGISIEFTAPEEGGFRPFMLLLRWPFRKAA
- a CDS encoding NAD(P)H-dependent oxidoreductase, coding for MNLIELLNWRYAAKKMNPEKVVPQDKLDRILESIRLTATSSGLQPYEVLVITNKAVREDIKKIAWNQGQVTDSSHLLVFAAWDDYTPERINMMFDLTNELRGFKNEGWENYRQSLLNTYPQRGPQVNFEHAARQTYIALGTALIAAAAEGVDTTPMEGFDPKALDEILDLRAKGLRSVTILPLGYRQADGDWLVNLKKIRRSRETFVTEIP
- a CDS encoding LysR family transcriptional regulator, translating into MNLGSKDLNLLFVFQVLMEERNVSRAAKRLKLSQPAVSNALSRLRRDFSDPLLVRSSKGMAPTPTALRIWPQVQVFCEKATSIFARETFDVSAQESAFRVATTDYFELVFLADILSFLRAEAPRMTLVMRPTTGTLPVSEMEAGLIDFAAGGFFGDLPEGFHSVELFKETYSCVVRKGHPLMKKGLDLATFAKMDHILVTLHGDLHGVVDRVLDRHKLKRKVVAGVMSFHSPLPIVEASDTIATIPTRIALLGSERYNVLSLPPPIDIPGFSVKLVWHARTHSSRPHAWMRETLRRLIRQATEVEPSPQT
- a CDS encoding patatin-like phospholipase family protein, giving the protein MSGGGARGAYQAGVVKALAELCTDMGRPDAFTVITGVSAGAINASFLAARHESFVWSAKKLTDLWCQLNINQIFRTDLRSFGNIGWNLATDIITSGSFGTKRANYLLDTTPLFKYLTDHIDFSNIQHNLETGLIDALALSATDYATSTNITFVSSAKPYTDWHRTRRVSQPSGITLNHVCASAAIPLFFAPVAIDGQYFGDGCLRNTAPLSPAIHLHAENILVIGVQHTPPGEPQVPVQHNVPSIARILSVLLNSVLLDGVAIDVERLRRINNTLSFVPEAERQKSQLRSINCLHISPTEDISAIAYQEYEKLPRSIRYLVGGLGSKDDAGNLVSYLLFVPSYCERLADLGYNDAMNRRQEIEDFIQNAVSSTETSESVG
- the mgtA gene encoding magnesium-translocating P-type ATPase; the protein is MGNHGTKEAYWTETQAGLCQRLGSGPQGLATAEAEQRLKLLKPSQRQILSRTSPLRLLMRQFQSPLVLLLIFAAVISGILADWTDALLILAIIFISACISFWREYASSRALEELASRLKLKSQVLRSGALIQIPNDELVPGDLVILGPGRLVPADCVLLDADELFINQAVITGESFAVQKVPKAEGLPPGTQLVERSHCIYMGSSVRSGHGRALVVAIAQDTEYGKIAEHLRQPAPESDFDKGLRRFGALLLWIMLVMVLLVFAAHAYKGAANAESMMFAVALAVGLSPELLPAILTINLASSAQRMAGLGVLVRRLNAIENLGSMDILCTDKTGTITEGVIQLEGAYDTSGQLSHAVLEAAAWNAFFQTGMSNPLDDTIRQALEPKGSETKLGEIPYDFVRKRLSVIISSADGPRMITKGAFEPMLALCTQNPEDAQRWKELFLQWSAQGFRVLGIAEKKVAPKDRYDKDDERDLTLLGFLTFADQIKSGIECTMQELRRLGVQIKIITGDNAAVSRQVAHSIGIAEPRIMTADELDLLHGMALAKAAGSVDVFAQVDPNQKERIVLALKKRGHAVGYMGDGINDIAAMHAADTSISVEAAVDVAKASADFVLLEKDLAILRQGILEGRRSFANTMKYIQMTTSANLGNMFSMALASLTLPFLPLLAGQILLNNFLSDIPALGLAADSVDPEVTLKPLHWDLQRILRFMLVFGLISSVFDILTFGLLRFVFHADVIEFRTAWFVESLMTELIVALVLRTQRRFYRSRPSSFLLFSTVTVALLAFFIPSSPLASGLGFSPLPARLLLLILIITVVYALVTEIAKSLFYGKASRSILREGIV